CGAGGTTGTTCGGCTTGAAGCTGAACATGCGCACCATGCCCCACGCGGTGTGGAAGAGCAGCGGCAGCATCACGATGAGGAACGTGAGGGCCTGCGCGTACGGGTGCTTGTACTGCGTCACCGCGTTCTGCCAGGCCGCGCCACCGTAGAAGGCGGCGAGGTTGTCCCACAGGTGGTTCACCACCCAGATGCTCAGCGGCACCACGGCGAGGAACGAGCCCAGGCGGGACTGCAGGAGCGGTGTCTTCTGGGGCTGGGAGAGATCGGAAGCGGTGGCGGCGTGCGTGCTCATCGGTACTCCGGACATCGCGCGGTTGGGGGCCGCATGAGTGACAGTCGGACGGACAGGGGGTTATAGCCCGTCCCGGAAGCGGGTAGGACTTTCCGCCATCAGATCAGCCAGCCGGGGCGTATGAAGGTATCAGCCGGGGTGATGCCTGCCAGGAGGCCCCGCTGGCCGGAGCCCGGCCGGGGGAGCCCGGGGGTTGAATGTCATTGGCGAGCGACCCGCGGGTGGGCACGCTACTTCCAGACCCTATGGCCGATGAACTCGTCAGTGGATTGTTGAAGGAAACGGACCTGCGCGTGGTGCTCGTCACCACCAGTGAGCTCGCCAGGCGGGCGCGCGAGCTGCACCGCTCCGCGACGGCCTCGGCTTCCTTGATGGCGGAGGCCCTCACCGCCGGAGCCCTGCTGGCCTCGCTGCAGAAGAGCGAGTCGCGCATCAACCTGCAGCTGGAGTGCGACGGGCCGCTCCGGGGCCTCTTCGTGGACGCGGACACCACGGGGGTGCTGCGCGGCTACGCCAAGAATCCCCTCGTGTCGCACCTGGGCGCCGAGGGCGCGTACCACTGGCGGCCGGCGCTGGGGAACAAGGGCTTCCTGTCGGTGCTGCGCGACCTGGGCGGGGGCGAGTACTACCGCTCGGCGGTGGAGCTCGAGGCCTTCGATCTGGCCAAGGACCTGGAGCACTACTTCACCACGTCGGATCAGCTGCCCACGCGCGTTTACCTCACCGTGCTGCCGGGCGTCGTCGACGGCGCCCCCGAGCCGCTGGGCACCGTGGCGGGCCTGTTCCTCCAGCCGCTGCCGGACGGGGACCAGGCGGCCTTCCGGGAGCTGGGCGAGCGGATCTCCCGGGAATTCGAGTCCGCCATGAAGGCGCATGGGGGCCAGGGGGCGACGGCGCTCCTCAAGGCGCTGGTGCCCCAGGTGGACCTGGAGGTGATGTCCCGCTACCCCCTGTCCTTCACGTGCAGCTGCAGCAAGGAGCGGGTGAAGCGGGCCCTGGTGACCATGGGCCGGGCGGAGCTGGAGGACATCCTCGCCAACGAGGGGGAGGCCAAGGCGGACTGCCACTTCTGTACGACGCACTACGTCGTCACGGGGGAGGAGATTCGCGCGATTCTGGCGGAGATGGCCCAGGCCTCGAGCTGAGCCGGACCTGGAGGGCAGGCAGGTGGGCTCCGGCGGGAGTGGCGGCACCGCGCCGCCCGGGGTATGACGCGGCCCGCACCCCAGACCGGAGTCCTCCCCGTGGCCATCAAGCGGGCAACGCCCACCAAGGCACCGCCCATCAAGGCAACGCC
The sequence above is drawn from the Archangium gephyra genome and encodes:
- a CDS encoding Hsp33 family molecular chaperone HslO, which codes for MADELVSGLLKETDLRVVLVTTSELARRARELHRSATASASLMAEALTAGALLASLQKSESRINLQLECDGPLRGLFVDADTTGVLRGYAKNPLVSHLGAEGAYHWRPALGNKGFLSVLRDLGGGEYYRSAVELEAFDLAKDLEHYFTTSDQLPTRVYLTVLPGVVDGAPEPLGTVAGLFLQPLPDGDQAAFRELGERISREFESAMKAHGGQGATALLKALVPQVDLEVMSRYPLSFTCSCSKERVKRALVTMGRAELEDILANEGEAKADCHFCTTHYVVTGEEIRAILAEMAQASS